In Miscanthus floridulus cultivar M001 chromosome 8, ASM1932011v1, whole genome shotgun sequence, the sequence tcaatagctataccttaagcagatagcacatgacccaaaaattgtacttcctctaaccaaaatgcacatttgctgaatttggcatatagttggtggtctcttaacctttgtagaacaatacggagatgttccgcatgttcctctttgctcttagaatagataagaatgtcgtctatgaacaccacgacaaacttatctaactcaggcatgaaaactaagttcatcaggtacatgaagtgagccggggcattggtcagcccaaaagacatgactaaatactcatatagtccatatcgggtagtaaacactgtctttggcacatcttcacgtctgatcttaatctggtggtagcctgatcttaggtctatcttcgaaaataccttagctcccgtaagttgatcaaaaagcaaatcaattcggggtaaggggtatttgttcttgatggtgacttcatttaatggccgatagtcaacacataaccttaaggtttggtccttcttcacgaagattgcagggcatccccaaggtgatgaactgggttgaatgaaacccttgtctaacaactcttgcagttgcatttttaattctgctagttctttcggtggcatcctgtatgctcttctggacactggtgctgtccctgttttcagatcaattctgaactctacgtctcggtctggtggcagaccaggcagatcctcgggaaagacatccgtaaactcacataccactgaaattttctctaCTCCTTCAATACTAGTTGCACATACTGTTTCCACTGTAATCTTAGGAataggaagttggatgagaagttgggttttgctgtcgggtacatttacccttatggttctacgcaggacatctatgatagccccgtgttgagttaaccagttcataccaaggatcacatctatatctagatcctttaatatcagcatattggtagggaactcatatcctcccaaatcaataggtacatgctgaactacctcccttgtacagattcgtcccccgagcgactgtatatgatagggttcttttgttttcccaatagctatcccatgcttcacaacaaatgtatgattgatgaatctatgggatgcaccagaatcaaataaggtaattgtaggatgcttagcaatgggaaacatacccatcataactggttctccttcaggaatagattccacttgagtatagaagacccttccagttttcttctcagcctaacccttctgattgttctgagcattgcccttgtactgattctgagcttgattaacaggggctttggatGCATCAAGATTCTTCTTCCTAGGATAtagacattctcgggaaaaatgtccgggtttaccacaattatagcatggaaaattgtgattctagggagtagcattgcggtttgcattatttgtattgttctgctgctgcagtgcttgatgagtataaggcgtattagttgcagggcgaatgaaaaTCTGTTGCCTGCTTTGTCcttgttgtgggtggaatggtgcacggccatgattctgaggatggtatatgatcttttgacgctttccactcgacgatccggaagcaaatattttcttcttcttcacctctttgtgtcggcggtaattctcctctgaagcgatagcaatgttgattgtctcatggtaagttgcgttaccacaagttgccatcatggtctgaagtttagtgttcaggcctctaagaaaatgattctttttcttcctgtcagtattcacatactcaatagcatactacgacaggtggttaaaacgcccaacataatgcatcactgggtgctccccttgcttaagagccaagaactcttctaacttcatagtcatcacaccgtctggaatatagtgtgccctaaaggcatccttgaattccctctagttgatttggtgaccagcgggctgtactactaccaaatttgcccaccaggcaccagcagctcctcggagttgctgtgccgcaaacctaggtttctgaacctcggtacagtgaatcagctcaaacttttgctctattgtcctaagccaatgtctgcttctaaaggttcttctgccttagagaacaccagTGGACGTGTgttagtaaaatccacataggttgactcgtcgtttccattattacgacagccacgattagggtatggtgcctgctggttctacgccaactcccttaacagcctagcattctctgccgttgcgttgacgagtgcggctatggcatctgccatagtcgagggcattggtggaggatttgggcactcatcatcgtcatgcgagccactagcaccaattcgggtgataggacgaggcatcagTTAGAGAAAcatatttacttacattattctttattgaaaacatttaaaaggtttcatgctacaaagggtccttatttatattacatgtcttgtatcccacaagacaaccctagttttctaggaaagcagtaaaggaactacttctactccaagctctcagtcttcggcatccatgcccatatcggacgaaacctcatcttcatctgagaagtacaccaactcctcaggatcctcctcctcttcttcattctcgacttctcctggagctacaatcatttcttcatcggtaacttcaccatccccatgaggtggatgaagttgagcatacaacatgtggacattctcatgaagaatagcattgttcatctctaggtcctctacgtagaactccaactcatggacgcgttcattggccgcatcctctcgtgtccaggttTCATttcgcagctccatggtcatggtgatacccctttgcatttccgccagctcttcttgatctttggcatgagctcgacgaagagtgttgagctccttattaaggttctcgacgttggcggggttgcttgaagatccttcctctcccaCGTTCTTGGAAttttcttcaccaagctcgtgatttcttggtgccaattggtgacgagggactccatgaggtccggtggacttgcgtgcggttttcttggtctttgccatagcctgtaggatttaaggtaggactataagaatagcttgaggataatggaagttagcaagaatgggattgacattacttacccaaccactattaaagggaattattatgcaatgtgctcaagcatgatgcatgaatcgatcttacgaatctcagtacaaaagatttatataatcataagtactagatttttttaatacataggacaaacctaagcatattatccgccacaaactttcaaataagtcaagattgagtctagatcaaaggtaagaagaaagaaattgaactttcacaatatcaagtttactttctttgatccaaatcaatttgaaggttttccaaagtaacctacaatgatcttagatgggaactgctctgataccagctgtggcagaacctcctaaggaatcgggcccacgtgcacctatcgttgtctttaacagacctcggatagcgtacacgagttcccaacaactcaacaggtctgccggatgtcctcgggaaacccaaatcatccacgattctcttttcaaacagaattccaatcatagacattgcagattacaacagtttattcaaatatatataccagagtaaaagatagcggaagtcttaagataacatagttacaaaccagttgttttcaaacttacaataccataagtgtcatacaactatagtagcgggataatattacattaactttatttatcatataaactagtgccttgtccaaaggccattcatcactcctcatcgtcattgacttcaaacacagacatgcagcagggaccaaaacaagcctgcgcatgtgactcacctgcaacaagggttaacaaaccctgagtacaaaggtactcaacaagactaacccgacataacgggatgtaagactttagagatgcaggggtttggggcaaggtaaggatgtagcaagattcaaaagttctttgccaaaagcttactattctccattctattttcaagttttacccttaAGTTCCTTTAGTTcattacctcaactaaatgtataTTTTCCATATtctaatccttctcattccattcttttctcatattttagtaattcaccagtcctgcattgcttctgtaatgaatcgagtctccatatccacggagcaccggcaattctaatagattcaagtcccagctggggattccttatcacacgacatatgtagaactcaatcttgcatatatcaacctcgctaccggatcctcctatactaacccatctccacgccacccgagagcacagcacacctaaaatccggccacattccagccacgagagtacacgctactcccgccatctctccactcccagtgcgtgggcattcgtcttagtatcgaattagccgaagcaggcttaccggagtatgtgaccagtactacaaagtgtctcgttcagaagatccacaatgagtggcctttaagcgacatagtcagcaacattactcaacattcaagataagtcacccgactagtctctagttcattctacctcctttctttctttggctagtatgccatctttgattgtatcgaaacttttactttgaaaacctaccataaagcatactaagcaatctacacctttttaaaagaaaacatcttcaaggatagtaaacaattaacaaggtaggcaatgcatcaagtaggtaacatttgaacttaatcaacttaatgcaataagtaacataggtgataaacttttcaaagtaaacaaggtaagggtttaatgcataaaccggggcttgccttcgttgatgatttcaggttccggatcagtaccacaattatcgaatcccgtgacaaccggggattcttccagaacttgctcaactagaatcgtttcgttctcgggttctacatgaaatgataacatatgctttaacatgatgataatgtaaacatgatgcttttacggtacatgaaatgtaaaaacaccccgcaaaggattttatttcacggtacagttgcaagccaacaaaaccaacttgcaatcctaccatcaagaaccacacatgtgacttgaccaagtggatcttgaaaccctactagtcacaaaacatgaccaaaacaagatccaacactattcaaacacttagggtttgtctttatctatgtttgaattaatttggaattaagcccaaaaatgaacttgttccaaatgacctgaaaattttatgtaagattcctcatgacaaattagtgtaccaaaacaaatttcataatttttggaattatacagtgacctacaaaaatcatggaaattgaatttttcaattaatggactgaatatttgaacattaaaaatttattcaaatttcaagtttcaaatttttaaatcatactagaacatgtacaaaagctacacacaaaatttcagaatttttggaccTATcgtgaatttcctacaaattcccaaagtttcagcactattcacaaattcagaaaataaaaatcttcactgttcttcttcctcactcacactgacaggctgaccccacccgtcagtgacaCAAACATGTCACGACGGCGCTACCCTCACTGACCGGccgcaaaatgcgccgacggtgacgctccggcgaagctgacctcaccaaaatgatctataccctactacgaacccatccccgtccttggaatggcagaaggtacaccggagaagaccccacgccggccatggcggcacgagcatgtcggctcacggcgtaaccccggcaagactgcggtagagtcaaaagcgaagtgaacttcacgttcagtggctcaccacgatcacgtcggtgggcttggtgaaggcggagatggtcTGGAATGGCCTAGCCACGTCGAGACGAtgctggcggagctccggccgggcttggggaagaagcagttgcgccgggcgactccggccaacccaagtggCGTAGACAAGCCGCAGAGAGGCGCAAGGCCGAGGCGATCACCTAGGcatagctgggcacgacggatgttgctcgacggaggctacggcgagcggcggagcaagcTGGTGGCGGAGCAAAGCAGAAGGGGAAAACGggaatgacgacggcggcggctgctatttatagccgggaaggtgTTGCCCAACGTCGATAGCGCACGCCCACGCTCGCCACGGCaccggctgcgtgtcaatgtgcgaAGAAGCGGTGAAATCCGATCGGCGGtgacctccgcgtggcgccggcggcaagcagagaggtggaggttgatttttgaaataattacagagctgccactgcgtctatttttcaaattactcccaaattttctaaagaagttgaaaatctccaaaaatgaaagttgttcaatttttcaaactctacaactttgcttctagaaatattttcaaattttgcctccattttgaaatttgaatttagggtgcatttgagcatttgaatcatttcaaaattactccaaattttatatgtaaacttgaaaaactttgaataccaaagttgatccacataaaataacccccaactttgctttttgcctcaaccccaaattccatatggattttgaattagtcaaaaggggcaaaaaggacttttataatttgaatttgaattaaattttgatttgtcttccttttacttaaattttgatttttgaccagtaacatgacccattagggttatttgagtcaaatgacacatggcctcacatgatcacatgaaatttgacccttgtggtcatgatctttatttagggtttttgaaacacatcacatgaaataacaacattatgaaataaaccttatttagtgaatgcattcaaaactttatactatatgaatgctttgcaatgcacattatgacatgtcaatttttagtgctaggtcaaaacaccagaggtgttacagcgtCCACCGCCGTGACCCATCCACCTTGCTCGTCGCTGCCATGGCGTCCAAAAAGCCACGCCACGACCTCGGCGCCAGCAGGAGGAGGTCACCGACCGTTGCTCTCAATGTCCTCTTAAACCCGAGTTTGCTGGCTACGATAGTCCCCCATAGGTAGGCCATGGCCGTCGGCGATGCCATATTTCAAGTATTTCAGgcgtttcagacttatgtttcaagtgtttcatctggatgttgcaaaagtagatctaggatgtttcatatgttgcaatgataaTATACACATGTTTCAAGCCTATGTTCagagtgtttcagttgttttagacgtatgtttcaagtgtttttatctggatgttgcatatgttgctatggctgcacacgcatatttcaagtgtttgcTTTCATGTTTTTCAGACTTATGTTGTAAAAGtgaatctggatgttgcatatattgctatGGCTATATACGATGTTTCAATAGCATGTTTCAAATGTATCATCTGTTTTAgttgtatgttgcaaatattacatctttatgtttcaaaagtagatcgggcgttgcacatgttgcaatgcacGCTGGTGGCTGGCAGACAGTGGCCTGCAGCAGCCGCCTAGTGCTGCTGCCTTGGCGTCGTCGTGGTTCACGTGCGGGCGCGGGATGTGCGTAGCAtgtctggtgctgctgctggggCGCCGCCGTGGTTCACGTGCGATCGTGGGGGCGCGGTTCTAGATTCTGGCACTCGATGCGGGCGGGTGTCGGGTGCAGGAGCTGAGCTCCATCCAGACGGACGCTACTTTCGGAGCGGGATTTGGCGCGGGGGCGAAGGGAGTTGCGTGCATCGGGCACGGGTGTGGGAGCTATGTCCGGACGCGCTGCTGGGGCCAGACGTCTAGGCGCTAGTGCCTTCCTAAATCTAATCATGAGATATTTTGACTACTttccaaaagaaaaaaataagGGTTTGCTCCAATACTTATTTTTTCAAAATTGCACAAATTTCAAAGCAATCTACCTAATTATTAAGCATTGTTGTAATTAATTTTCACCTGGGTCCGTATGGGCCCAGCCCTCCCAACCCCTGCTCGTCTGCAGCCCAAGCCCATACCCAGCCCATTTCTTATCCTCCTCCAGATTGCTTTCGTTTGGAGCTTCTTTCCCTGCGCGACGCAAGGAACATATCGGCGGTGGCTCTGCGAGCTGTCCACGGCGATGGAGCTTCACAAACAGTCGCTTCGGCCGTGATGAGTGATGACATAAGTGCCGTAATTACGAAgatatttagttaattaggtgtgTTGCTTTAAGATGTGTGCAATTTTTTTTTAAGAACTGGAGGGGCTAGGAGCCCCTACTGGAGATTAAATTAAATTAAACTTACAGTTTGTTACAGAAATACAGCATGTGCAAATTTTTAAAGGAGGACTATTAGAGTAGTTctcaaaaaatatataatatattaTTTTTCTTAATACCTTGTAGGAGACAATGACTGTGTTCGGCTGGTATGGAGGAAGTACGGTTCCCAGCTGAATTTTACTATTTATGAATGATTCTTCTTACAAATATCTCCAGATTCCTCCGAACGAACGGGGCCAATGTGTTGTCAAAAAGTGTCTAGATCAACGGTACATGGTCACTTGAGAGTAGAACAGCATTTTTTTTTAATAACTCAAGGTAGTTTGTTTAGGAACGTCCTCGTTCGTTCCAGAAACGAGGTCATGTTCGGTGTTCCACACGTTCCACGCTGCTGAGAGCCTGAGAAGCGTACTCGTCCCTTCGGATTCTGTTGTCTGTCTTGTTGCAAACTGAGAAATCCAACCGTGAAATAGACCGCGATGTTGACAGGCGCAGAGTGCTTTGGGTGGGTATGTTGTCGTTTCAGGTAGGCAAATCTCTCCTTTTCTCCTTGCCGTGAGGGTGCGGGACTCTCGCTGAGATCATCTTCGTGTTCTGCATAACGAGGGAGAACTCACCAAGTGACAAGTGTTGGGGTGCTATACGAGGGAGAACTCACGAGTCAGGAGGAAGAGTGAAGTTACTGTTACCATGCTGCTGCTCAACATAAGTCCGTCGTCAAagggctcatcatcatcagtcATCACGCAGATATTTCTCTTTCGCAGCTGGAACGACCCAGccaagcagcagcaaaaccaatCACAAGTGCAGGTGCAGTGGACGTACTGTGCTAAACTGGTGTGATGATAGGAAGAGTACGTTCGTCTGTGTCCTCGAAACAAAGCCGAGAGGATATTCGTCCATTTCCATGCTGAGTGAGTGAGGCACCACGACCACGAGAGGAATTCCAAAACTCGGTAGGCCACCCGTTTTCCGGCACGTCGAAAGCGTGGTGGCCTGCTGGGCACCCAAAAAGCCCGTCGTCCCATGCACGATGTTGAAAGCCCCGTGGGATCTGGCCATCTGGGACTGGGACCTATGCTCACCGTCGTCCTCCTATGCCCATCACCAATTATGCCTTGCGAATCCGTCCAATTTCGTCTCCCTCGGACGATGAGACGAAAGGGGTCACTCGTCTAAGAATGAATGCCAACAATGATCAGTTCACTCTTTTCATATCCGTTTACTGCTCACCAAAGAACTATCTTTACCAAACCAAACCACTATCGGCCTGTGTTCGGAACCTGCTCTGAGAACTGAGATCTAGAAACCGGAGGACTAGAAGTTTCTGCGTTATTATAACAAGCTGAGCCGAgtgagcagcagccagcaggaagGATGGAGGTAGCTTCTACTGCTAAAGCTTACTAGCCTCTCGCTTTGTTTATCTTTATCGTCGTCCTACATGGCAATTGGCAACAGGCCAAGTGAATCGTATCGCCCATGCATCTTCTCCAAACGCCAAACGAATGTTCGCCGCAGCTACTTGGGAACAGGGATTAATGCACGGAAATTTTAGAATAGTGCCCGCCCGCGGCTGACGCCTGCCATGTGCCAGTCTGTCGACCGCTACGCTACGCATTGACCCGATTCGTCCGCGTATTTTACGGGTGCGCCTTGCCTCTCCTCTCAGGCAGGTCACGACGTTACGCCAGGCCAAGTGGCCCAGTGGATCAGATGTGAGACAGTGAGAGCAGATCACCGGTTAATCTTGTTCGCTTATATAAACTGTTAGTGATTGTTAAAGCAGGTGGAAACCATAGATATCGAGTTAGATTTGTCTTAGCTGGACAGGGTCGAGTGATCCATCGATGCGGAATGGCGCAACACAGATGGGAAGGAGCCAGACTGCACGGGATCTAGAGCTCTTGTTAACAGATTTTAGTTTATAATAATAATCTGCAAAAGGAGGATTCACAACTCCACAGGTTTGGAAGACGGAATCGGCCTACACATCAACCAAACTGGCTAGTTTCCTAGTGCCTATCTGTTGGGAGCCGCTGTAAAAACCGGGGCGCTCTCCTCTGCCGTTGGTTTCGCCTTTCACCAACGGAGACACGACCGAAGACGAGGCAACTGCTGCAGACTTGAGTGACGGTCGAGCAGGTGTGGCGGCACCGGGCGGGGTGGGCCGCACATGAGGACAGGACGCGGTTTGCCTTGCCACGGATCGGATTCGCGTGGCCTGCCCAACTGCCAGCCACGCACACGCAGGCACGCAGCAGCTCACTGGAAGCCGCCCAGGCCGGTGAGCAGCAGCTCGTGAGGCCGCAGCAGCGTCGGGGTGGGCAACGCCAGCAGCGGCGTGGACGGCAGGGAAGACGGGTAGGACATGTCGTAGTCGCCCGCGTCGGGCCACGGCGCGACGGCCCAGGGATCCGCGGCGGCGCCGGGGATGAGCGGCGCGCGGCAGAGCGGGCAGGTGCGCTGGTCGTGCGCCATCCAGCGGTCGAGGCAGGCGCGGTGGAAGGCGTGGCGGCAGTTGCTGAGCCGCCGCACCTCGTCGGCGCCGCCGATGCCGCTGAGGCACACCGCGCAGTCGCCGTCCCCGCACGCGGTCCCGGCCAGCTCGTCGAACCGCACCACGGGGAGCGCCTCGTCGATGAGCAACGCCGGGACGGGCCTGAACTCCGGCCGACGGTGCTGCAGCGGCGCGGCCGCGTCGTCGCGCCCCTGGTGCTGGTGCTCCTGCGCCGCCGTTGTGGAGGCGGAGGGCGGCGGGGGGTCGTTGAAGTTGCAGCCGAGGTCGATCAGGTCGCCGAGCCCCACGGCGTGGAAGGCCCAGAGGAGGAAGCGGTGGAggtggccgaggaggaggagcaccTGCAGCAGCACGCGCGGGAGCAGCATCTCCGAGTACCCCACGGGGAAGCCCATCGTGGCGTCAATCTTGGAGCGGCGGAGCTCAGTGGCGGGCGGGCGTGGTGGTCTGCCGAGCAAAGCGCGCGCTCGTGCGTGCGTGGAAGAGGCCAGAGGGAGGACTGACCGACTGAACCGGGAGCAGGTCGCATATATAAACGGCAGCGGCGAGCGGAGCAGGAGTGCGGGGAGTAACGCGGAAACATCGGCGACGGGCGACGGCCGCGGCAAGTTGTTGGTTTCCGTGTGCCGGCGCGTCGTTTGGTCTCGGCCTCTTTCCTGGGATTGGACCAGCGGTGGTCTGGTGGACTCGGACTCGTGTTGGACCTCGGCGACCCACCCACACTGTTTCGGAGGAATTTTCGTAGGCCCACCCGCCTCGGCGTGCTTGCGTAATTGCGTTTGCCTCTACTCTCCTCTGTCTAGGAAAAaaaacacagtgagcatatagCTGTAGTAGTACGGAGTACTTACCAGGCAAACTCATCAAAGTTTTTACATTCCTGTACCGTAATTCACATTGGGCAATGCAGTGTAGCCGCGTGTGTAGAGCCTATTCTTTTCTCCAAATCGGGTGAGCTCAAGGTTGTGAGCTGTGGGCTGTCCTGTCGGGAATTAAAGGGTTGGACGGATGCTTGCAGGAAGGTTCTCTGTATTCTTTGTCGCGCTTTGTTAGAGCGGGAACAGAGGTCGAGACTCGAGCGGGGAGGTTGGTCCCGTTTTGTCACCTCTCAGCTCGCAGCTGGTGCTTCCCAAGCGGCCAAGCCTCGTCTGCTACAACTTGCATTGGGCCGGCTACCTACTACTTGCCGATTGCCGCCAATTCTACAAGGAGAGATGCCGTCTTTCAATTATTTGACCAAGAGGCAAACTCTGGCTCTACAATTCCACGTACGACAGTTCAACGAGGAAAAAAAGTATGTGGTTTTGACTCGAGTTCTTCTCGTTCATGCACACCACAGTAGATGTAAACATGTAATGGTCATAGGCGGCATCTAATTTCTTGGACTAGCTAGTTGAGGACACAAACGACGAGTTTCCTATACGTTAGCGGCACGCTAACCACCAAAGCGATTATATCCATGCATGAGGTCCTTCGACAAAACAGCGATACGTTGATTAGCACTAGGCCCCTAATTAGCACCAATTAAACCACTTTCTTAGAGGTTGGCGAGAGTCTGGAGACGTACGTTGATGGCATCTCTCGGAGATCTGCTTGCAGCCCAGCGCTTGGACCGGCTAACCAATCGTCGCTATTTTTCTCTGGGTGATCTGCTTGCTGTCCCAACTTAAATAAACTACTCCTCCTTCGATCCATACTATTACACGGCTGGTAATTTTTGGAGAAAAGTCTTTATCCTCATAGCACGGTTCATGAGAATTTATAAATATCAATATACAAAAAATGCATCGCTTCATCCAGAAAGCTAAACAAGCTCCGTTCGGTAAGTACGAGTAATATGTATAGCTTCTTGCACTCAACAAATTGGACCATCTTGTTTGATATGCATAACGAAAACGATAGTGAGTATTCTTCAAATTTCATCACAAAAAAACCTAACTCCTTTCGTATAGATCGAGAGATGCGGTACATTTTCTTGACTTGTTCCATACTAGGAACCTCTCCTTTCACGTCATGGTACTATTACTAGTTAGAGACTAAAAGAGTCTTCGTGATAATTCTCATAAGATGATTGACATGCTAGagaaaaaaaatctagaaaacaTCACAATAATTAGAAACACCTAACCTTTACTTCGGTAGACTCTATTCATCATGAGCAATAATagtcattttatttattttatttcatggaaTTTTACCCACATgtgccattatgaaaaatacataaagtcATCCCTagttttgtatctaaattactcaCCTTCTCCCattataaaatataatttgaaatGACTCCCTAAAGTTGTATGTAAATTACCCACAACTACCATTACGAGAAATAATTTAAATAACATCTTAAGTTTGCGTCTAAATTACCACATTTGTCATTGTGAAAGATGATTTAAAACAACTTcctaattttgctttttagttacCAATATCCGCGATCTTGAAAGATGATATAAAATAACCCCTTTAGCTTGCATCTAGATTACTCACATCTTCCATATTAAAAGTAAACTAAAATGTTCATCAAATCTAGGTCTCAATACTGATATAAGTTAATATACAAAAAATAATTTAATACCCATAAAAGTATGCTATATATGTTTCTAAAATTAGATACTTCTACCACTGTTAAGAAAAATAAACATAAATGATATATGTGCAACCATGTAGACCAAGTAAAATACATACATTAGGCTATGCATTTATTTAATAGTTTATCGATTTGGAAAATATTCCCTTAACAATTATGTACCAATGACACTAACattcactttaaattatattaataCTCCATAATAAATTATGTATATATCAATTTATAAATTTTGACTCAAATAT encodes:
- the LOC136474574 gene encoding brassinosteroid-responsive RING protein 1-like, producing the protein MGFPVGYSEMLLPRVLLQVLLLLGHLHRFLLWAFHAVGLGDLIDLGCNFNDPPPPSASTTAAQEHQHQGRDDAAAPLQHRRPEFRPVPALLIDEALPVVRFDELAGTACGDGDCAVCLSGIGGADEVRRLSNCRHAFHRACLDRWMAHDQRTCPLCRAPLIPGAAADPWAVAPWPDAGDYDMSYPSSLPSTPLLALPTPTLLRPHELLLTGLGGFQ